A single genomic interval of Campylobacter concisus harbors:
- a CDS encoding 3'-5' exonuclease: MAKSYICVFDCETIPDANLIRKIYGIDGSDEDVSVQAMALQKEASGSEFLPVMFHRVVAISAVMADEYGKFLKVSTMEGKDEREIIAKFLKFINDYNPRLVSFNGRGFDLPMLMVRAMRYNLNAAAYYESENKELNKNKWENYRARYSPKFHLDLLDFISDFGSVRGLKLDTLCASLNLPGKYDVHGDQVLELYYADELDKINEYCESDVLNTYWLFLKFELLQANILQDDYINHLNVMSEFLAKHCAHRGYTEVFCTAISDELARLNGKLDYEIKIQKEDDEEFDDFSDLDGVKDTPEQLNERLARQGLDGLLKKASEVASAAKKDKSFAEEKLPEINLDEE, encoded by the coding sequence ATGGCGAAAAGTTACATCTGTGTCTTTGACTGCGAAACGATACCTGATGCAAATTTGATAAGAAAAATTTATGGTATTGACGGGAGCGATGAAGATGTGAGCGTGCAAGCGATGGCGCTACAAAAAGAGGCCAGTGGGAGTGAGTTTTTGCCTGTGATGTTTCATAGAGTAGTCGCAATCTCTGCGGTAATGGCTGATGAGTACGGTAAATTTTTAAAAGTTAGCACGATGGAGGGCAAGGATGAGCGCGAGATCATCGCTAAATTTTTAAAATTTATTAATGACTACAATCCTAGGCTTGTTAGCTTTAATGGCCGTGGCTTTGACCTGCCGATGCTAATGGTGCGTGCGATGCGCTACAACCTAAACGCGGCGGCGTATTACGAGAGCGAAAACAAAGAGCTAAATAAAAATAAATGGGAAAACTATAGAGCCAGATATTCGCCTAAATTTCATCTTGATTTGCTTGATTTTATAAGCGATTTTGGAAGCGTAAGAGGACTAAAGCTTGATACACTTTGTGCTAGCTTAAATTTACCTGGCAAATACGACGTGCACGGCGATCAGGTGCTTGAGCTCTACTACGCAGACGAGCTTGATAAGATCAACGAGTACTGCGAAAGTGACGTGCTTAACACCTACTGGCTCTTTTTGAAATTTGAGCTTTTGCAGGCAAATATCTTGCAAGATGACTATATAAATCACCTAAATGTGATGAGTGAATTTCTAGCCAAACACTGCGCTCACAGAGGATACACCGAGGTCTTTTGCACTGCGATAAGCGACGAACTAGCTAGACTTAATGGCAAGCTTGATTACGAGATAAAGATCCAAAAAGAAGACGATGAAGAATTTGACGATTTTAGCGATCTTGATGGTGTGAAAGATACGCCAGAGCAGTTAAATGAGCGTTTGGCAAGACAAGGGCTTGATGGGCTTTTAAAAAAAGCGAGTGAGGTTGCGTCAGCTGCCAAAAAAGATAAGAGTTTTGCCGAAGAGAAACTACCTGAAATAAATTTGGACGAAGAGTAG